One genomic segment of Cystobacter ferrugineus includes these proteins:
- a CDS encoding serine/threonine protein kinase — MASQLDLGGYEVIGRLAVGGMAEVYQARAKPTTQRSPGEPDEVVLKRLLPAYRNDGAFVKSFVDEAKLTVRLRHPNIVRTFRLFKAGPDYLMVQELVAGRTLGFMQELLMKAGAAMPPEAACYIAWCVLKALDYIHRAKAGEGGATIVHRDVNPANILLSVTGDVKLTDFGVADVEGGMRGDAGALRGTLPYMSPEQVLGQSVDTRSDLFSVGIILWEMLTCRRLYTGDGEAELMHRVRDARVPLLSTLVPGLPDYAEQVVRKALFADKARRFQSAAEFIRALETLSRRTGWPLTVEALKPLLGG; from the coding sequence GTGGCGTCACAACTGGACCTGGGTGGTTACGAGGTCATCGGCCGGCTCGCGGTAGGCGGTATGGCGGAAGTGTATCAAGCACGGGCCAAGCCCACGACGCAGCGCTCGCCGGGCGAGCCGGACGAAGTGGTGCTCAAGCGGCTGTTGCCCGCGTACCGCAACGATGGCGCCTTCGTGAAGTCCTTCGTCGACGAGGCGAAGCTCACCGTCCGCCTGCGCCATCCCAACATCGTGCGCACCTTCCGGCTCTTCAAGGCGGGGCCGGACTACCTGATGGTGCAGGAGCTGGTGGCGGGGCGCACGCTGGGCTTCATGCAGGAGCTGCTGATGAAGGCGGGCGCCGCGATGCCGCCGGAAGCCGCCTGCTACATCGCCTGGTGCGTGCTCAAGGCGCTGGACTACATCCACCGCGCCAAGGCGGGCGAGGGCGGAGCCACCATCGTCCACCGCGACGTCAACCCGGCCAACATCCTCTTGAGCGTGACGGGCGACGTGAAGCTCACCGACTTCGGGGTGGCGGACGTGGAGGGCGGCATGCGGGGGGACGCGGGCGCGCTGCGCGGCACGCTGCCCTACATGAGCCCGGAGCAGGTGCTGGGCCAGTCGGTGGACACGCGCAGCGACTTGTTCTCGGTGGGCATCATCCTCTGGGAAATGCTCACGTGCCGGCGCCTGTACACCGGGGACGGAGAGGCGGAGCTGATGCACCGGGTGCGCGATGCGCGCGTGCCGTTGCTGTCCACGCTCGTGCCAGGGCTGCCGGACTACGCGGAGCAGGTGGTGCGCAAGGCGCTCTTCGCGGACAAGGCCCGTCGCTTCCAATCCGCCGCGGAGTTCATCCGGGCGCTGGAGACGCTGTCGCGCCGCACCGGGTGGCCGCTCACGGTGGAGGCCCTCAAGCCATTGCTGGGGGGTTGA
- a CDS encoding class II glutamine amidotransferase — MLNLLALSFEGELAPSLDLRCLAPGRKPPDGWGVGYYPGGELAATLLKEAAPHAGSIRSELVRTWDPLESSIFLMHLRTATWGPITEANTQPFCRSAWGRDWILAHSGSLEQRLPIPPEVRFQPVGSTDSEALFCRLLEWMQERGWRSLGEVDAAQLRGWLEEMNGLGPLTLVLSDGQDLCVYADRTSATRCWVWQVSPPYERLILGDEDLELDLTRRGAKSRKGFIVSTDPLQSRTDTPTNWTQLPPGALMVIRQGAVRAEVLPPWAQEAGAVPSAAAAEFEARRRLRRPPEVPVRVMDVHHRTVYRYERPVERSAHKLRLTPFHDRLQSLLSHEMTISSGVTRAEYEDVFGNRVRKVLVETPYTELVIEGRSRVELRDTDPLGYRPLRERSTLPLVWMPWQRNMLQPYLLPPELPETQLEELVEYAMSFARRNDFDLLDTLLDINFSIFKEYRYVQGSTTLSTTPFDVYSARQGVCQDFANVFICLARLLGVPARYTCGYIYTGPKHANQAQSEATHAWVQVYLPEVGWKGFDPTNGILTQTDHVRVAVGRQYSDCTPTAGTIFLGGGGEKLEVSVRCEPVDPGAK; from the coding sequence ATGCTCAACCTGCTCGCGCTGTCCTTCGAAGGAGAGCTCGCCCCCAGCCTCGACCTGCGCTGCCTGGCTCCAGGCCGCAAGCCGCCGGATGGCTGGGGCGTGGGCTACTACCCGGGAGGCGAGCTCGCGGCCACCCTCCTCAAGGAGGCCGCTCCGCACGCGGGCAGCATCCGCAGTGAGCTGGTGCGGACGTGGGATCCGCTGGAGTCCTCCATCTTCCTGATGCACCTGCGCACGGCGACGTGGGGGCCCATCACCGAGGCCAACACCCAGCCCTTCTGCCGCAGTGCCTGGGGCCGCGACTGGATCCTGGCCCACAGCGGCAGCCTCGAGCAGCGGCTGCCCATTCCCCCGGAGGTGCGCTTCCAGCCGGTGGGCTCCACGGACTCGGAGGCGCTCTTCTGCCGCCTGCTGGAGTGGATGCAGGAGCGGGGCTGGCGCTCGCTGGGCGAGGTGGACGCGGCCCAGCTCCGCGGCTGGTTGGAGGAGATGAATGGCCTGGGTCCCCTGACGCTCGTGCTCTCGGATGGGCAGGACCTGTGTGTCTACGCGGACCGCACCTCGGCCACCCGGTGCTGGGTGTGGCAGGTGTCTCCGCCCTACGAGCGGCTCATCCTCGGCGACGAGGACCTGGAGTTGGATCTCACGCGGCGCGGGGCCAAGAGCCGCAAGGGGTTCATCGTCAGCACGGATCCCTTGCAGTCGCGCACCGACACGCCCACGAACTGGACGCAACTGCCTCCGGGCGCGTTGATGGTGATCCGCCAGGGCGCGGTGCGCGCCGAGGTGCTGCCGCCCTGGGCGCAGGAGGCGGGCGCCGTCCCCTCCGCCGCCGCCGCCGAGTTCGAGGCCCGCCGCCGTCTGCGCCGCCCACCCGAGGTTCCGGTGCGGGTGATGGACGTGCACCACCGCACCGTCTACCGCTACGAGCGGCCCGTGGAGCGCAGCGCGCACAAGCTGCGGCTCACTCCCTTCCATGATCGGCTCCAATCCCTGCTCTCGCACGAGATGACGATCTCCTCCGGGGTGACGCGCGCCGAGTACGAGGATGTCTTCGGCAACCGGGTGCGCAAGGTGCTCGTGGAGACGCCCTACACGGAGCTCGTCATCGAGGGGCGCTCGCGCGTGGAACTGCGCGACACGGATCCGCTGGGTTACCGCCCGCTGCGCGAGCGCTCCACGCTGCCGCTCGTGTGGATGCCCTGGCAGCGCAACATGCTCCAGCCCTACCTGCTGCCGCCCGAGCTGCCGGAGACGCAACTGGAGGAGCTCGTCGAGTACGCGATGAGCTTCGCGCGCCGCAACGACTTCGACCTGCTGGACACGCTGCTGGACATCAACTTCAGCATCTTCAAGGAGTACCGCTACGTCCAGGGCTCCACCACGCTGAGCACCACGCCCTTCGACGTGTACTCGGCACGCCAGGGCGTGTGTCAGGACTTCGCCAACGTCTTCATCTGCCTGGCTCGGCTGTTGGGCGTGCCCGCGCGCTACACGTGTGGCTACATCTACACCGGGCCCAAGCACGCCAACCAGGCCCAGTCCGAGGCCACGCACGCCTGGGTGCAGGTGTATCTGCCCGAGGTGGGCTGGAAGGGCTTCGATCCCACCAACGGCATCCTCACCCAGACGGACCACGTGCGTGTCGCCGTGGGCCGGCAGTATTCGGACTGCACGCCCACCGCGGGCACCATCTTCCTGGGCGGAGGCGGCGAGAAGCTCGAGGTCTCCGTGCGCTGCGAGCCCGTGGATCCCGGGGCGAAGTGA
- a CDS encoding M91 family zinc metallopeptidase, whose product MAPISSRPPSPAPVRTALPGPTTSRPPSPTASPAPTPTGPAAPPPTRTASPAPSTSAPAPTGRTPPPPLPPSVTQQEFPNNAQKQEATAHLNTIKQNLGQPNLHVGPTTTYSVQGGKEQYHATQVGQIKIVDQNADLKFTNGVLKDLSMISSKPSGKAMLNSINSYDGTNGKTAQNVAVYHREGLGNSTDKASESPGLQMHKGARVDINGKPGLGLSPEEAKKESSLKPKYGAFNSDANKPSHVTLMHELVHADDIVRGINNANDIQLGKNKAMKVNEARATGVSKFRDNDYMEGKTSQPQIYSENTYRKECGLPERPFYSSSAEIKVSGFMGFPSSGPPKVVDPKGHMDNYLNNLQTK is encoded by the coding sequence GTGGCTCCGATCTCGTCGCGTCCTCCGTCCCCTGCGCCGGTGCGCACCGCATTGCCCGGTCCCACCACCTCGCGTCCTCCGTCCCCTACGGCATCGCCCGCTCCCACCCCGACAGGTCCCGCGGCGCCTCCGCCGACGCGCACCGCATCGCCCGCTCCTTCCACGTCGGCTCCCGCCCCGACGGGGCGCACGCCCCCGCCTCCGCTCCCGCCGAGCGTCACCCAGCAGGAGTTTCCGAACAACGCGCAGAAGCAGGAGGCCACGGCGCACCTGAACACGATCAAGCAGAACCTGGGTCAGCCGAATCTCCACGTGGGGCCGACCACCACGTACTCGGTTCAGGGCGGCAAGGAGCAGTACCACGCGACCCAGGTGGGCCAGATCAAGATCGTGGACCAGAACGCCGATCTCAAGTTCACCAACGGCGTGCTCAAGGACTTGTCGATGATCTCGAGCAAGCCGTCTGGCAAGGCCATGCTCAACAGCATCAACTCGTACGATGGCACCAACGGCAAGACCGCCCAGAACGTCGCCGTCTACCACCGGGAGGGTCTGGGCAATTCGACCGACAAGGCCTCGGAGTCGCCCGGACTGCAAATGCACAAGGGGGCGCGGGTCGACATCAACGGTAAGCCGGGCCTCGGTCTCTCCCCCGAGGAGGCGAAGAAGGAGTCCTCGCTGAAGCCGAAGTACGGCGCGTTCAACTCGGATGCGAACAAGCCCTCGCACGTGACGCTGATGCATGAACTCGTCCATGCGGATGACATCGTGCGCGGCATCAACAACGCCAATGACATCCAGCTCGGCAAGAACAAGGCGATGAAGGTCAACGAGGCTCGTGCGACCGGCGTCAGCAAGTTCCGTGACAACGATTACATGGAAGGAAAGACCTCCCAGCCCCAGATCTACTCGGAGAACACCTACCGCAAGGAGTGTGGTCTCCCCGAGCGGCCCTTCTACTCGTCGTCCGCCGAGATCAAGGTGTCCGGGTTCATGGGCTTCCCCAGCAGTGGCCCGCCGAAGGTGGTCGATCCGAAGGGCCACATGGACAACTACCTCAACAACCTCCAGACGAAGTGA
- a CDS encoding sensor histidine kinase yields the protein MQDSIVRATLRALLVPRRLLPILLVSVPLVAAQVRFSPEEPMAGPLGLLLCVICVSVAPVSYRVLFPEGLDLSHGGIRLLLYATVGLGVVLSAGVVLPKLLLLGPTFLTDRYSLAVSMGLFLVGGWGLGRDIGFEETLAHERARAERLALEAEQAQLLALRSHLDPHFLFNTLNAIAEWCQTDGAVAEAAVLRLSAMLRSVLAGVRAATWPLAQELELVRTLFELHLLRDPDLFQFTQEVEPGLESFPVPPLVLLPLAENAVKHGPAAGHRGPIHLTVRAHGDTLVFTLENPGASRGPREGSSGLPTVERRLALAYAGGARLTLSSENARTRVTVTLPRTGPPTGLTT from the coding sequence ATGCAAGACTCCATCGTCCGCGCCACGCTCCGGGCGCTGCTCGTGCCCCGGCGGCTGTTGCCCATCCTCCTCGTGAGCGTGCCGCTGGTGGCCGCCCAGGTGCGCTTCAGCCCCGAGGAGCCCATGGCCGGGCCCCTCGGGCTGCTCCTGTGCGTCATCTGCGTGAGCGTGGCCCCGGTGTCCTACCGCGTCCTCTTCCCCGAGGGACTCGACCTGAGCCACGGCGGCATCCGCCTGCTGCTCTACGCCACCGTGGGCCTGGGCGTCGTGCTGTCCGCGGGCGTCGTGCTGCCCAAGCTGCTGCTGCTCGGGCCCACCTTCCTCACCGACCGCTACAGCCTCGCCGTCAGCATGGGCCTGTTCCTCGTGGGTGGATGGGGACTGGGGCGCGACATCGGCTTCGAGGAGACGCTCGCCCACGAGCGCGCCCGCGCTGAACGGCTCGCCCTGGAGGCCGAGCAGGCGCAGCTGCTCGCCCTGCGCAGCCACCTGGATCCGCACTTCCTCTTCAACACCCTCAACGCCATCGCCGAGTGGTGCCAGACGGACGGCGCCGTGGCCGAGGCCGCCGTGCTGCGGCTGTCGGCCATGCTGCGCAGCGTGCTCGCCGGAGTGCGCGCCGCCACCTGGCCCCTGGCGCAGGAGCTGGAGCTGGTGCGCACGCTCTTCGAGCTGCACCTGCTGCGCGACCCGGACCTCTTCCAGTTCACCCAGGAGGTGGAACCCGGCCTGGAGTCCTTTCCCGTGCCGCCACTCGTCCTGCTGCCGCTCGCGGAGAACGCGGTGAAGCACGGGCCCGCCGCCGGACACCGCGGCCCCATCCACCTCACCGTGCGCGCGCACGGGGACACGCTCGTCTTCACCCTGGAGAACCCCGGCGCCTCGCGCGGCCCCCGCGAGGGCAGCAGCGGCCTGCCCACGGTGGAGCGCCGGCTCGCCCTGGCCTACGCGGGCGGCGCCCGCCTCACCCTGAGCAGCGAGAACGCGCGCACCCGCGTCACCGTCACCCTGCCCCGCACGGGTCCCCCCACGGGGCTCACGACTTGA
- a CDS encoding cysteine hydrolase family protein, translated as MPDQRSDTALLIIDVINDLEFPGGERVLPWAERMVERLAPFAQRMRKAGVPVIYVNDNFDHWRSSFSDVYKYCTRPGARGRRVARALKPDPDDYFILKPKHSAFFATSLVPLLQHLGTKKLILSGIATNLCVFFSAHDAHMYEYKLTVLSDCCCAESDTDHDLALRQLQQFLRVRVCRGDEFKQVKTGKRRPARKSPPSSK; from the coding sequence GTGCCCGACCAGCGTTCCGATACCGCGTTGTTGATCATCGACGTCATCAACGATCTGGAATTCCCGGGCGGGGAGCGGGTGCTCCCCTGGGCGGAGCGGATGGTCGAGCGGCTCGCCCCCTTCGCGCAGCGCATGCGCAAGGCGGGCGTGCCCGTCATCTACGTCAATGACAACTTCGACCATTGGCGCAGCAGCTTCAGCGATGTCTACAAGTACTGCACGCGCCCGGGCGCTCGTGGCCGCCGCGTGGCGCGGGCCCTCAAGCCCGACCCGGACGACTACTTCATCCTCAAGCCCAAGCACTCGGCCTTCTTCGCCACGTCGCTCGTGCCGCTCCTGCAGCACCTGGGCACGAAGAAGCTCATCCTCTCGGGCATCGCCACCAACCTGTGTGTCTTCTTCAGCGCCCACGACGCGCACATGTATGAGTACAAGCTCACCGTGCTCAGCGACTGCTGCTGCGCCGAGAGCGACACCGACCACGATCTGGCGCTGCGGCAGCTCCAGCAGTTCCTGCGCGTGCGCGTCTGCCGCGGCGATGAATTCAAACAGGTGAAGACCGGGAAGCGGCGCCCGGCCCGGAAGAGCCCCCCGTCGAGCAAGTGA
- the pdxH gene encoding pyridoxamine 5'-phosphate oxidase has translation MEPPENPFERFAAIFAEARRVIPVDPNAMVVSSVGPDGRPSSRVVLMKDFDERGFAFFTNLESRKGRELLQHPWAALCFHWPSLEQQIRIEGRVERVSEAEADAYFQSRPRGSQLGAWASLQSQPLPSRELLEQRVADVTRQYEGQPVPRPPHWSGLRVVPDRIEFWHARPSRLHDRCVYLREGEGWRTELLYP, from the coding sequence GTGGAACCACCCGAAAATCCCTTTGAGCGATTCGCCGCCATCTTCGCCGAGGCGCGGCGCGTCATTCCCGTGGACCCCAACGCCATGGTCGTATCGTCGGTGGGGCCCGATGGCCGGCCGTCCTCGCGCGTGGTGCTGATGAAGGACTTCGACGAGCGCGGCTTCGCCTTCTTCACCAACCTGGAAAGCCGCAAGGGCCGCGAGCTGCTCCAGCACCCGTGGGCGGCGCTCTGCTTCCACTGGCCGTCGCTGGAGCAGCAGATCCGCATCGAGGGCCGCGTGGAGCGCGTGTCCGAAGCGGAGGCGGACGCGTACTTCCAGAGCCGGCCCCGCGGCAGCCAGTTGGGCGCATGGGCGAGCCTGCAGAGCCAGCCCCTGCCCTCGCGCGAGCTGTTGGAGCAGCGCGTGGCGGACGTCACGCGCCAGTACGAAGGACAGCCCGTGCCCCGGCCCCCCCACTGGTCGGGCCTGAGGGTGGTGCCGGACCGCATCGAGTTCTGGCACGCCCGCCCGAGCCGGCTGCATGACCGGTGCGTCTACCTGCGCGAGGGCGAGGGCTGGAGGACGGAGCTCCTCTACCCCTGA
- a CDS encoding tetratricopeptide repeat protein, translating into MTPHDKLVQQVSELLERKRNRDALKLVREAWAQGTRSVHLKLLEAEACKALLPPDTTGALRAYEEAIALEPDNWRAYNDMGLFLMTEGKRYLQRAVELLEEARRRAPTRPEPSLNLVLAYARTGRDAESVELAQQVLRDLPPDHPLHPQATALVEALLAP; encoded by the coding sequence ATGACTCCACACGACAAGTTGGTCCAACAGGTCTCCGAGCTCCTGGAGAGGAAGCGCAACCGGGATGCCTTGAAACTGGTCCGCGAGGCCTGGGCCCAGGGAACGCGCTCGGTGCACCTCAAGCTCCTGGAGGCGGAGGCCTGCAAGGCCCTGCTGCCCCCGGATACGACGGGCGCCCTGCGCGCCTACGAGGAAGCCATCGCGCTGGAACCGGACAACTGGCGGGCCTACAACGACATGGGCCTGTTCCTGATGACCGAGGGCAAGCGCTACCTGCAGCGCGCCGTGGAGCTCCTGGAAGAGGCACGGCGCCGAGCGCCCACCCGGCCCGAGCCCTCGCTCAACCTCGTGCTCGCGTACGCGAGGACAGGCCGGGACGCCGAGAGCGTCGAGCTGGCCCAGCAGGTCCTGCGGGACCTGCCTCCGGACCACCCCCTCCACCCCCAGGCCACGGCGCTCGTGGAAGCACTGCTCGCACCCTGA
- the hemG gene encoding protoporphyrinogen oxidase: protein MRVVIVGGGISGLVLAQGLRARGTEVTLLEAGAEPGGNIQTHRRDGFVTEAGPNSFLDREPTLRALAARLGIEDRIRTADPSAKRRYLYSGGKLRALPQSPPALIKSDLLPWTAKLRMLGEPLTRRGPTGDESLADFGRRHVGNAATEVLVDAMQTGIYAGDMEALSVAAVFPKIAQLEKRHRSLLLGMVRERKAERAAPTPAGTPATTGAVASFDGGLGVLVKALAGALGPALRLQARAVGLRRETAGWRVAVEERGQHTELEADRVVLAVPAFTAAELVRPLDTALATQLDGIAYAPIAVVHLGFAPGAVPPQDGFGFLVPAVEKRRVLGVIHVSSTFPWRTEGGRVLYTCLIGGARRPDLVELDEAALVTLAREELRLMAGVTAEPILTEAVRWKRGIPQYNLGHLGRLAAIDEGVTRLPGLFLTGNAYRGVGLTDCVREATGLVDTLAR from the coding sequence ATGCGCGTCGTCATCGTTGGAGGCGGAATCAGTGGCCTGGTCCTCGCGCAGGGGCTGCGCGCGCGGGGCACGGAGGTGACGCTGCTGGAGGCGGGGGCGGAGCCCGGCGGCAACATCCAGACGCACCGCCGGGACGGCTTCGTCACCGAGGCGGGCCCCAACAGCTTCCTGGACCGGGAGCCCACGCTGCGCGCGCTGGCCGCCCGGCTGGGCATCGAGGACCGCATCCGGACGGCGGACCCCTCGGCGAAGCGCCGCTACCTCTACAGCGGGGGCAAGCTGCGCGCCCTGCCCCAGTCACCGCCCGCCCTGATCAAATCGGACCTCCTGCCCTGGACGGCGAAGCTGCGGATGCTGGGGGAGCCCCTCACCCGCCGGGGCCCCACGGGTGACGAGTCCCTGGCGGACTTCGGGCGCCGGCACGTGGGCAACGCGGCGACCGAGGTGCTGGTGGACGCGATGCAGACGGGCATCTACGCGGGCGACATGGAGGCGCTGAGCGTGGCCGCCGTCTTCCCGAAGATCGCGCAACTGGAGAAGCGGCACCGCAGCCTGCTGCTGGGCATGGTGCGCGAGCGCAAGGCGGAGCGCGCGGCCCCCACCCCCGCGGGCACTCCAGCCACCACGGGCGCGGTCGCCTCGTTCGACGGGGGCCTGGGCGTGCTGGTGAAGGCGCTGGCCGGGGCGCTCGGACCGGCGCTGCGGCTGCAGGCGCGCGCGGTGGGACTGCGGCGCGAGACGGCGGGTTGGCGGGTGGCGGTGGAGGAGCGGGGACAGCACACGGAGCTGGAGGCGGACCGGGTGGTGCTGGCGGTGCCCGCGTTCACCGCGGCGGAGCTGGTGCGGCCCCTGGACACCGCGCTCGCGACCCAGTTGGACGGCATCGCCTACGCGCCCATCGCCGTGGTGCACCTGGGCTTCGCGCCGGGGGCCGTACCGCCGCAGGACGGCTTCGGCTTCCTGGTGCCCGCGGTGGAGAAGCGGCGGGTGCTCGGCGTCATCCACGTCTCGTCCACCTTCCCCTGGCGCACCGAGGGGGGCCGCGTCCTCTACACGTGCCTCATCGGCGGGGCGCGGCGGCCGGACCTGGTGGAGCTGGACGAGGCGGCGCTGGTGACGCTCGCGCGCGAGGAGCTGCGGCTCATGGCGGGCGTGACGGCCGAGCCCATCCTCACCGAGGCCGTGCGCTGGAAGCGCGGCATTCCCCAGTACAACCTGGGCCACCTGGGGCGCCTGGCGGCCATCGACGAGGGGGTGACGCGCCTGCCCGGGTTGTTCCTCACCGGCAACGCCTACCGGGGCGTGGGACTCACCGACTGCGTGCGCGAGGCCACCGGACTGGTGGACACGCTGGCGCGCTGA
- a CDS encoding SMP-30/gluconolactonase/LRE family protein, with the protein MRSFLLAVTALAMTSCAHQTPGSSPGTTPSTALELVASSPRQWTGIAVSKKGRIFVNFPRWSEDVPVSVGELKNGEVVPYPNATWNTWTPETQDPQRFVAVQSVVIDDQDRLWVLDTGNPQFKGVITPPRLHQFDLGRDELVRSYTFAPEVSSGDSYLNDVTFDTRRNVAYLTDSQAGGLVVLNLESGNARKVLAKHPSTHAEDKPLTVMGRTMKKLVQSDGIALSPDRETLYWAALTGHVLWRIPTAALLDIQQNDEALAPRIERVHSIVATDGIMFDRNGTLWLGGLEDSSIHRYVPGGAYTQVIQDNRLRWPDSFAQGPDGKIYVTTSQIHLPPAERGPYEIYRFAP; encoded by the coding sequence ATGCGTTCGTTCCTCCTGGCCGTCACCGCGCTCGCGATGACTTCCTGTGCCCACCAGACCCCTGGCTCCTCCCCGGGCACCACGCCCTCCACTGCCCTGGAGCTGGTGGCCAGCTCGCCCCGTCAGTGGACGGGGATCGCCGTGTCCAAGAAGGGCCGCATCTTCGTCAACTTCCCCCGCTGGTCCGAGGACGTCCCCGTCTCCGTCGGCGAGCTGAAGAACGGCGAGGTCGTCCCCTATCCCAACGCCACCTGGAACACCTGGACGCCCGAGACGCAGGATCCCCAGCGCTTCGTCGCGGTGCAGAGCGTGGTCATCGATGACCAGGACCGGCTGTGGGTGCTCGACACCGGCAATCCCCAGTTCAAGGGCGTCATCACCCCGCCCCGCCTCCATCAGTTCGACCTCGGCCGCGACGAGCTGGTGCGCAGCTACACCTTCGCTCCCGAGGTCTCCTCCGGCGACAGCTACCTCAATGACGTGACGTTCGACACCAGGCGCAACGTCGCCTACCTCACCGACTCGCAGGCCGGGGGCCTCGTGGTGCTCAACCTCGAGAGCGGCAACGCCCGCAAGGTGCTCGCGAAGCACCCCTCCACGCACGCCGAGGACAAACCCCTCACGGTGATGGGCCGGACGATGAAGAAGCTCGTCCAGTCCGACGGCATCGCGCTCTCCCCGGACCGCGAGACGCTCTACTGGGCGGCGCTCACCGGCCACGTGCTGTGGCGCATCCCCACCGCGGCCCTGCTCGACATCCAGCAGAACGACGAGGCGCTCGCCCCGCGCATCGAGCGCGTGCACTCCATCGTCGCCACGGACGGCATCATGTTTGACCGCAACGGGACACTCTGGCTCGGCGGCCTGGAGGACAGCTCCATCCATCGCTACGTTCCCGGCGGTGCCTACACGCAGGTCATCCAGGACAACCGACTGCGCTGGCCCGACAGCTTCGCGCAAGGGCCCGATGGGAAGATCTACGTCACCACCTCGCAGATCCACCTGCCCCCCGCGGAGCGCGGCCCGTACGAGATCTACCGCTTCGCGCCCTGA
- the glgA gene encoding glycogen synthase GlgA → MKILYVASEVTPFSKTGGLGDVSGALPAALAALGHEVKVVSPRYASVQDARLTPTGHTVELRFPFGTERGPLLSLQLAPRLELLFLEHAHYYQRPGLYGDSGGEYGDNPRRFAYLCLGALQAAQRLGFIPDIIHVNDWQTGLVPVALRRGFQDTELGRARSVLTIHNLAYQGQFGKHVMDELGLPWELFTAERGLEFYDGVNFLKGGLQFADALTTVSPTYAREIQQPEAGANLDGLLRHRQGVLTGILNGVDVDEWNPEADPHLPARYGVEDLSGKAECRRELLRRFGLADTSAPVFGIVSRLAWQKGVDLLLEVLPTALQEDIRFVAVGNGEWHYEEGLRELQRRFPDKVGAFIGFDPALSHLLEAGADFFIMPSRYEPCGLNQMYSLRYGTVPIVRATGGLADTVDGSDDGTGIVFNDFVPEALLWALGRARALYADPERLRAFQRRGMVRDFSWGASARMYERLFASLLAE, encoded by the coding sequence ATGAAGATTCTCTACGTGGCGTCCGAGGTCACGCCCTTTTCCAAGACGGGCGGCCTCGGGGATGTGTCGGGTGCCCTGCCCGCCGCGCTCGCCGCACTCGGCCATGAAGTCAAGGTCGTCTCCCCGCGGTACGCCTCCGTCCAGGACGCCCGCCTCACGCCCACCGGGCACACGGTGGAGCTGCGCTTTCCCTTCGGCACCGAGCGCGGCCCGCTGCTCTCGCTGCAACTGGCGCCCCGCCTGGAGCTGCTCTTCCTGGAGCACGCGCACTACTATCAGCGCCCGGGCCTCTACGGTGACTCCGGGGGCGAGTACGGGGACAACCCCCGCCGCTTCGCCTATCTCTGCCTGGGCGCGCTCCAGGCCGCCCAGCGCCTGGGCTTCATCCCGGACATCATCCACGTCAATGACTGGCAGACGGGCCTGGTGCCGGTGGCGCTGCGGCGCGGCTTCCAGGACACGGAGCTCGGGCGGGCCAGGAGCGTGCTCACCATCCACAACCTCGCCTACCAGGGGCAGTTCGGCAAACACGTCATGGACGAGCTGGGCCTGCCCTGGGAGCTCTTCACCGCCGAGCGGGGGCTGGAGTTCTACGACGGGGTGAACTTCCTCAAGGGCGGCCTGCAGTTCGCCGATGCGCTCACCACGGTGTCGCCCACGTACGCGCGGGAGATCCAGCAGCCGGAGGCGGGAGCCAACCTGGATGGGCTCCTGCGTCATCGCCAGGGGGTGCTCACCGGCATCCTCAACGGCGTGGACGTGGACGAGTGGAACCCGGAGGCGGATCCCCACCTGCCGGCGCGTTATGGCGTGGAGGACCTGTCGGGCAAGGCCGAGTGCCGGCGGGAGCTGCTGCGCCGCTTCGGCCTGGCGGATACGAGCGCGCCGGTGTTTGGCATCGTGTCGCGGCTGGCTTGGCAGAAGGGGGTGGATCTGCTGCTGGAGGTGCTGCCCACGGCGCTCCAGGAGGACATCCGCTTCGTCGCGGTGGGCAATGGGGAGTGGCACTACGAGGAAGGGCTGCGCGAGCTGCAGCGGCGCTTCCCCGACAAGGTGGGGGCGTTCATCGGCTTCGACCCGGCCCTGTCGCACCTGCTGGAGGCGGGCGCGGACTTCTTCATCATGCCCAGCCGCTACGAGCCGTGCGGGCTCAACCAGATGTACTCGCTGCGCTATGGCACCGTGCCCATCGTCCGGGCCACGGGCGGGCTGGCGGACACGGTGGATGGGAGCGATGACGGCACCGGCATCGTCTTCAATGACTTCGTGCCGGAGGCGCTGCTCTGGGCCCTGGGGCGGGCGCGCGCCCTGTACGCCGACCCCGAGCGCCTGCGCGCCTTCCAACGCCGGGGCATGGTGCGGGACTTCTCCTGGGGTGCCTCGGCCCGGATGTACGAGCGCCTCTTCGCTTCCCTGCTGGCGGAATAG